One Vigna unguiculata cultivar IT97K-499-35 chromosome 11, ASM411807v1, whole genome shotgun sequence DNA window includes the following coding sequences:
- the LOC114169812 gene encoding proline-rich receptor-like protein kinase PERK10 yields MAEVANSRDARRRRRILDQGSDRLAFITGRIQTLPPTLPDSAASSTQFPHPNTTLSASVHHSDSISHNPQPYSDDHAPNTAIQTPPENQPERDILTVPTSEIQPEQVQLQPPAPSPSPSPSPSPSPSPSPSPPYTVEPKRFVTPSDITCAIDSSRVTRLCCSVLVALLVVLSFLGTNLFSTVISVRPLYVVLVTNVTAVIARLFFGVQRDSGRTRRSGSSSDDGGDEYSQLARMLELCLVAKTVADAVFMDCAVYAIVLICGLSVIKA; encoded by the exons ATGGCAGAAGTAGCGAACAGCAGAGACGCTCGCCGGCGACGGAGAATCCTCGACCAAGGATCCGACCGTCTCGCCTTCATCACGGGTCGGATCCAAACACTCCCTCCCACGCTTCCCGATTCCGCCGCTTCATCTACCCAATTCCCCCATCCAAACACCACCCTTTCCGCTTCTG TTCACCACTCCGATTCCATTTCGCACAATCCCCAACCCTACAGCGACGACCACGCTCCCAACACCGCAATCCAAACACCCCCCGAAAACCAGCCTGAAAGAGACATTTTGACTGTTCCAACATCTGAAATCCAACCTGAACAAGTCCAATTACAACCACCGGCGCCATCGCCGTCACCATCGCCATCGCCGTCACCGTCGCCATCGCCGTCACCGTCGCCACCATACACCGTAGAACCGAAACGTTTCGTCACCCCGAGTGATATAACTTGTGCAATCGATTCCTCGAGGGTTACCCGACTCTGTTGTTCCGTTCTCGTGGCTCTTCTGGTGGTTTTATCTTTTCTGGGCACAAATTTGTTCAGTACTGTGATCAGCGTTAGGCCGCTCTACGTTGTTCTTGTGACCAATGTAACGGCTGTGATTGCGAGACTCTTTTTCGGGGTACAGAGGGATTCCGGAAGAACGCGGAGAAGTGGTTCTTCTAGTGATGATGGTGGAGATGAATATTCGCAACTTGCCAGGATGTTGGAGTTGTGTTTGGTGGCGAAGACTGTTGCGGATGCTGTGTTCATGGATTGCGCTGTCTATGCAATCGTTCTCATTTGTGGTCTTTCTGTGATCAAAGCATGA